One Cellvibrio zantedeschiae DNA window includes the following coding sequences:
- a CDS encoding SDR family oxidoreductase, with protein MAMNSQSLSKAQVLIVGCGDIGQRLAQCLPQDIYEVTGLRRNPPPDTPSLHYQTCDVTNAVALSDVLRQGFDVVLITMTPSERSDAGYERAYVQTCRNLVVGLQKQREKSPLLVFVSSSAVYSQMDGSWVDENSPVEPESFSGKRLLEAEAIVQNSGFANTIVRFSGIYGPNRNRLIEQVHQGKASASTHYTNRIHVDDCARSLAHLIELYRNGKKLEPVYLASDSAPAPMVEVVSWLAEQVGVQDFLSEAATNERGNKRCNNKRLLDSGFKFRYPGYRDGYSAVLAEL; from the coding sequence ATGGCAATGAATAGTCAGTCTCTATCAAAAGCGCAAGTTTTAATAGTTGGTTGTGGCGATATTGGTCAGCGCTTGGCGCAATGTCTGCCGCAGGATATTTACGAAGTTACTGGTCTGCGCAGAAACCCACCGCCTGATACTCCATCCCTACATTATCAAACTTGTGATGTGACTAATGCTGTAGCGCTAAGTGATGTGTTAAGGCAGGGTTTTGATGTGGTCCTTATCACCATGACACCCAGTGAACGCAGCGATGCTGGCTACGAGCGCGCCTATGTCCAAACCTGTCGAAACCTCGTTGTGGGATTGCAGAAGCAGCGAGAAAAATCGCCGCTGCTGGTGTTTGTGTCCAGTTCGGCTGTGTACAGCCAAATGGATGGTAGCTGGGTGGATGAGAATTCTCCCGTTGAGCCCGAGAGCTTTAGTGGCAAGCGCTTATTGGAAGCGGAAGCCATTGTCCAAAATAGCGGTTTTGCAAACACAATCGTACGTTTTAGCGGAATTTACGGCCCAAATCGCAACCGTTTAATTGAACAGGTTCATCAAGGTAAAGCGTCGGCAAGCACTCATTACACCAATCGCATTCATGTGGATGATTGCGCCCGCAGCCTTGCGCACCTTATCGAGCTTTATCGAAACGGGAAAAAGTTAGAGCCTGTATACCTGGCAAGTGATAGTGCGCCAGCACCAATGGTGGAAGTGGTGAGCTGGCTGGCAGAACAAGTGGGCGTGCAAGATTTTCTATCGGAAGCAGCGACAAATGAGCGCGGCAACAAGCGCTGTAACAACAAGCGCTTGTTGGATTCGGGGTTTAAATTCCGCTACCCAGGTTATCGAGATGGATATTCCGCTGTGCTCGCTGAGCTTTAA
- a CDS encoding hydrogen peroxide-inducible genes activator, whose translation MTLTELRYIVTLAQEQHFGRAADRCYVSQPTLSIAVKKLEDELGVALFERTKSRVHPTPLGEQIVKQANLVLEQTATIKDMADAGKDQLSSPLAVGAIFTIGPYLLPQFIPHLQTLASKMPLYVEDGYTHTLRKKLRNGELDVIIVALPFNEPDVVTQALYDEPFVVLMPHDHPLAAKTEIDPGEIGSQQLLLLGEGHCFRDQVLTTCPNIHQTEETNSNVRTAAEGSSLETLRHMVASGLGITILPQSAASSSIYSSNLLVTRPFVAPAPSRTVALAWRASFPRHKAIDALRKSIQMARSDLK comes from the coding sequence ATGACCCTTACCGAACTCCGCTATATAGTCACCCTTGCCCAGGAACAACACTTTGGCCGCGCTGCAGACCGATGCTACGTAAGCCAGCCGACACTGAGTATTGCCGTTAAAAAACTGGAAGATGAATTGGGGGTAGCCCTTTTCGAGCGCACCAAATCCCGCGTACACCCAACCCCGCTGGGCGAGCAAATTGTTAAGCAGGCAAACCTGGTGTTAGAGCAGACCGCTACCATTAAAGACATGGCCGATGCCGGTAAAGACCAGCTGAGCAGTCCGCTCGCTGTGGGTGCGATTTTTACCATTGGCCCTTATTTGCTGCCGCAGTTTATCCCGCATTTACAAACCCTTGCCAGTAAAATGCCGCTCTATGTTGAGGATGGCTACACCCACACGTTGCGCAAAAAACTGCGCAATGGGGAGCTGGATGTCATCATAGTGGCGCTGCCATTTAACGAGCCAGATGTAGTGACCCAAGCGCTTTACGATGAACCTTTCGTCGTGCTTATGCCGCACGATCACCCGCTTGCAGCAAAAACCGAAATCGACCCCGGTGAAATCGGAAGCCAACAATTGTTGCTACTGGGTGAAGGCCACTGCTTCCGCGATCAAGTGCTAACAACCTGCCCCAATATTCACCAAACCGAAGAAACCAATTCCAACGTTCGCACTGCTGCTGAAGGCAGCAGCCTTGAAACCCTGCGCCATATGGTTGCCTCTGGCTTGGGCATCACCATACTGCCGCAATCTGCCGCAAGCAGTAGTATTTACAGCTCAAACCTCTTGGTAACGCGCCCATTTGTTGCGCCCGCGCCCAGCAGAACCGTAGCCTTGGCCTGGCGCGCCAGCTTTCCGCGGCATAAGGCGATTGATGCTTTGCGAAAATCCATCCAAATGGCCAGAAGCGATCTAAAATAA
- a CDS encoding tetratricopeptide repeat protein gives MFKKLLASVVLMASATASITVLADMESAQAAFKKGDHAAAIKEFTALGNAGNISAQLILGALYSKGGVIPRDDRGALVWFQRAAEQGNPEAQYQVGNLHENSQLPQNYAQAAHWYHRAAQKDLAKAQVRLGHIYNRGLGTTQNFNEAVLWYGKAALQNNAEAQYSLGLMYALGKGLPKNAQLAIGWLTKAAAQRYPDAEQLLGDIYLTGAGTDKKPVLAYALYDLAISHKTTTLADAIKKRDRLAKELSPEQMEYSKQLISEFKKPESFSKTLNKYLEKSDQMFRFFPAK, from the coding sequence ATGTTTAAAAAACTCTTGGCCAGTGTAGTTTTAATGGCAAGTGCGACAGCGAGCATAACGGTACTGGCGGATATGGAATCCGCCCAGGCCGCCTTTAAAAAAGGCGACCACGCTGCTGCAATTAAAGAGTTTACAGCCTTGGGGAATGCCGGAAATATAAGCGCCCAATTAATTTTGGGTGCCCTCTATAGCAAAGGCGGCGTGATTCCCCGCGATGATAGGGGCGCGCTAGTATGGTTCCAAAGAGCAGCCGAGCAAGGTAATCCTGAAGCCCAATATCAGGTCGGCAACCTCCACGAAAATAGCCAACTGCCGCAAAACTACGCGCAAGCAGCACACTGGTATCACCGGGCCGCGCAAAAAGACCTGGCCAAAGCACAAGTTCGCTTGGGTCACATCTACAACCGCGGCTTGGGTACAACCCAAAATTTCAACGAGGCAGTACTTTGGTACGGCAAAGCTGCCCTCCAAAATAACGCCGAAGCCCAATATTCCCTCGGCCTTATGTATGCGCTGGGTAAAGGCCTGCCTAAAAACGCCCAATTGGCGATTGGCTGGCTAACCAAGGCCGCCGCGCAGCGCTACCCGGATGCAGAACAACTCTTGGGTGATATTTATTTGACTGGAGCAGGCACAGATAAAAAACCCGTGCTGGCCTATGCACTTTATGATTTAGCGATTAGCCACAAAACCACCACCTTGGCAGACGCGATAAAAAAACGCGACCGCCTCGCTAAAGAGCTAAGCCCAGAACAAATGGAATACAGTAAACAACTCATTTCCGAATTTAAAAAGCCCGAGAGTTTTTCCAAGACGCTGAACAAGTATCTGGAAAAATCCGACCAGATGTTCAGATTCTTCCCCGCCAAGTAA
- the recG gene encoding ATP-dependent DNA helicase RecG gives MNKAIGQQQTLDQISVTALKGVGANLAEKLAKIGLFSLQDVLFHLPLRYMDRTRVTPMGGLQPNINAVIEGEVRACDIVFGKRRSLVVRMQDGTGGITLRFYHFNAAQKNRLTSGTRLRVFGETRRGSAGLEMYHPEYDLLDEAAPLPLDQHLTPIYPATEGLTQPRLRTLASQALTWLTTHNLRELLPDEVRRQLNQSSLADALRYLHQPPTDANVHQLMEGEHPFQQRLAFEELLAHHLSLLLLRRQMQTNGAPRLKSDSQLHSHFLKQLPFALTRAQARVFEEIAEDLAKPVPMLRLVQGDVGSGKTVVAALTALAAVANGKQAAIMAPTEILAEQHRINFGKWLEPLGIQLGWLTGKLKVGERRSQLAAIASGQAQVVVGTHALFQEAVDFADLGLIVIDEQHRFGVHQRLSLSNKGSSSANQRELRPHQLIMTATPIPRTLAMSAYADLDCSVIDELPPGRTPITTVVISEQRRPEIIERVRLGCEEGRQAYWVCTLIEESEALEAQAAQATAESLALALPHLRIGLIHGRLKPVEKETVMAAFKANELDLLVATTVIEVGVDVPNASLMIIENPERLGLAQLHQLRGRVGRGSAASHCVLLYGSPLSHHSKERLRVMRESNDGFYIAEQDLQLRGPGEVLGTRQTGDMQFKIADLQRDAHLLPSVKQGADYLMAHHFTLCQEIISRWLGKSHVYLQV, from the coding sequence ATGAATAAAGCCATTGGCCAACAGCAAACCCTCGACCAGATATCCGTCACCGCTTTAAAAGGTGTTGGGGCGAATTTGGCCGAGAAATTGGCGAAGATCGGCTTATTTTCCCTGCAAGATGTACTTTTCCATTTGCCATTGCGCTACATGGACCGCACCCGCGTAACACCCATGGGCGGATTACAGCCGAACATCAATGCAGTTATTGAAGGCGAAGTGCGCGCGTGCGATATCGTTTTTGGTAAGCGTCGAAGTCTGGTGGTGCGCATGCAAGACGGCACCGGCGGAATTACCTTACGTTTTTACCATTTCAATGCCGCCCAGAAAAATCGCCTGACCAGCGGTACACGGCTGCGCGTATTTGGCGAGACGCGCCGGGGCTCTGCCGGTTTGGAGATGTATCACCCGGAATACGATTTGTTAGATGAAGCCGCGCCACTTCCGCTGGATCAACACCTCACCCCCATTTACCCTGCGACCGAAGGCCTGACCCAGCCGCGTTTGCGCACGCTCGCAAGCCAGGCGCTGACTTGGCTTACAACCCATAATTTGCGGGAATTATTGCCCGACGAAGTGCGCCGACAACTTAACCAAAGTTCGTTGGCTGATGCACTGCGCTACCTGCACCAACCACCAACTGATGCCAACGTCCACCAACTGATGGAAGGCGAGCACCCTTTTCAGCAACGCCTGGCCTTTGAAGAACTACTCGCGCACCACCTGAGCCTGCTCTTATTGCGCAGACAAATGCAGACCAACGGCGCTCCCCGACTCAAAAGCGACAGCCAACTACACAGCCATTTTCTAAAACAACTGCCCTTTGCCCTGACTCGTGCCCAAGCGCGGGTATTTGAAGAAATCGCAGAAGATTTAGCTAAACCCGTGCCCATGCTGCGACTGGTGCAGGGCGATGTAGGCTCCGGCAAAACCGTAGTTGCAGCATTGACCGCCCTCGCAGCTGTCGCCAATGGAAAACAAGCTGCGATTATGGCGCCCACAGAAATCCTGGCCGAGCAACATCGCATAAACTTTGGCAAATGGTTGGAGCCTTTAGGCATTCAGCTCGGCTGGCTAACCGGTAAACTAAAAGTGGGCGAGCGCCGATCCCAACTTGCGGCTATCGCTAGCGGCCAAGCGCAGGTTGTGGTTGGAACCCACGCACTTTTTCAGGAAGCAGTCGATTTTGCAGATTTGGGCTTAATCGTTATTGATGAACAACATAGATTTGGTGTTCATCAGCGCTTATCTCTCTCAAATAAGGGTTCATCTTCGGCAAATCAGCGTGAATTGCGCCCACACCAACTGATTATGACGGCCACTCCCATTCCCCGCACCTTGGCCATGAGCGCCTACGCCGATCTGGATTGCTCGGTTATTGATGAGCTACCTCCCGGTCGCACCCCTATCACCACCGTAGTCATTAGCGAACAGCGCCGACCTGAAATTATCGAGCGCGTTCGCTTGGGGTGTGAAGAAGGGCGGCAAGCCTACTGGGTTTGCACGCTTATTGAAGAATCGGAAGCGCTGGAAGCCCAAGCCGCGCAAGCTACTGCCGAGAGCCTAGCCCTGGCTTTGCCGCATTTGCGCATAGGTTTAATCCATGGAAGGTTAAAGCCCGTAGAAAAAGAAACCGTCATGGCCGCATTTAAAGCCAATGAGTTGGATTTATTAGTGGCCACCACTGTTATAGAGGTGGGCGTAGATGTTCCCAATGCCAGCCTTATGATTATTGAAAACCCGGAGCGGCTTGGCCTCGCGCAATTGCATCAGCTGCGCGGGCGCGTCGGGCGCGGTTCAGCAGCCAGCCACTGCGTACTACTTTACGGATCGCCCTTATCGCATCACAGCAAAGAACGTTTGCGCGTTATGCGGGAAAGCAACGATGGCTTTTATATCGCCGAACAGGATTTGCAATTACGCGGCCCTGGCGAAGTTTTAGGCACCCGTCAAACTGGCGATATGCAGTTCAAAATTGCCGATTTACAGCGCGACGCACACCTTTTACCCAGCGTAAAACAGGGCGCGGATTACTTAATGGCGCATCACTTCACACTTTGCCAAGAAATCATCTCGCGCTGGCTAGGAAAGAGTCATGTTTACCTGCAAGTTTAA
- a CDS encoding HDOD domain-containing protein, whose amino-acid sequence MPVPASVQSLLQTRNVAYDLATTPFNDDDRRLIWHDQHLRNMSAAKSLILQDGQGRVQVIISADRLLDLKAVNRQLGRELQATSLEDIRKFCDSHQLDSIPALPKLAGLQTLVDKSLMDRNELLLDSGSEEQLVRIDRSEFEQILEGATLCDISVPLAPLEVDDLNTSDQDQILGAVRNFTQLRVKQRLEETLELPPLSDTAQRIIKLRVNPNADISDLAQIVETDPSLAAQVVSWAASPYYSAPGKIKSIHDAIVRVLGFDMVLNLSLGLSLGKTMTIPKEGPHGTLPYWQQAVFMAATIEGLVTAIPRDHRPSFGMAYLCGLLHNFGYLILAEVFPPYFHAYCEMADANPHVTHQAIERHLVGVTREQLASTLMSLWSMPEEVVVGLRHQNNPNFQGEYSQYAKLIFVAQRLLHQHNIGHGPKLEIPQSVFDDLHLDPEKAQQTVQNILESSDDLKHIAHELSPKH is encoded by the coding sequence GTGCCAGTACCCGCTAGCGTTCAATCGTTACTTCAAACTCGCAATGTTGCTTATGATTTGGCAACAACACCGTTTAATGACGATGATCGCCGCTTGATTTGGCATGACCAACATTTACGTAATATGAGCGCCGCTAAATCCTTGATTTTACAAGATGGCCAAGGCCGGGTTCAGGTAATTATTTCTGCAGATCGCCTGCTCGACCTTAAAGCTGTTAACCGCCAACTGGGCCGTGAGCTACAAGCCACCAGCCTGGAAGACATTCGCAAATTCTGCGATAGCCATCAACTGGACTCCATCCCGGCACTGCCAAAACTTGCGGGCCTGCAAACGCTGGTCGACAAGAGCCTGATGGATCGCAATGAACTACTGCTGGATTCCGGCAGCGAAGAACAATTGGTGCGCATAGACCGCAGCGAGTTCGAACAGATTTTGGAAGGCGCTACCTTGTGCGATATTTCTGTACCCCTCGCACCTTTAGAAGTTGATGATCTCAACACCTCAGATCAAGACCAAATCCTGGGTGCCGTGCGCAACTTTACCCAGCTGCGCGTTAAGCAACGCCTGGAAGAAACCCTTGAATTGCCGCCACTTTCCGATACCGCGCAACGCATTATTAAACTGCGCGTTAATCCCAATGCGGATATCAGCGACCTTGCCCAAATCGTAGAAACTGACCCAAGCTTGGCTGCGCAAGTGGTGAGCTGGGCAGCATCGCCTTATTACTCAGCGCCCGGCAAAATTAAATCTATTCACGATGCCATTGTGCGCGTGCTCGGTTTTGACATGGTGTTAAACCTGTCATTGGGTTTGTCACTTGGCAAAACCATGACCATCCCCAAAGAAGGCCCGCATGGAACCCTGCCTTACTGGCAGCAAGCCGTGTTTATGGCAGCCACTATTGAAGGCTTGGTAACTGCAATTCCACGCGATCATCGCCCGAGTTTCGGCATGGCCTACTTGTGCGGATTGCTGCATAACTTTGGTTATTTGATTCTGGCAGAAGTGTTTCCACCCTACTTTCATGCCTATTGCGAAATGGCCGATGCCAATCCGCACGTAACTCACCAAGCTATTGAACGTCATTTAGTGGGCGTAACGCGCGAGCAACTGGCAAGCACCTTGATGTCGCTCTGGTCCATGCCAGAAGAAGTGGTAGTGGGTTTACGTCACCAAAACAACCCCAATTTCCAGGGCGAATACAGCCAATACGCCAAGTTAATCTTCGTTGCCCAGCGCTTGCTGCACCAACACAATATTGGCCACGGACCCAAGCTGGAAATTCCGCAATCCGTATTTGACGATTTGCATTTGGACCCCGAAAAGGCCCAGCAAACAGTGCAAAATATTTTGGAGTCCAGCGACGATTTAAAGCATATCGCGCACGAGCTAAGCCCCAAACATTGA
- a CDS encoding hydratase, with protein sequence MSNAQEAAAILVERRQTGTQGDRLPESCRPTNIKQALDIQNAVTERWCELEDDSIGGWKCLLPPQDKIVVGPIYTRTIDSVAPVALWPKPGTTDIARIEPELAFFFGIDLPAREQPYTPAEVDAAISRTHLALELINCRYITPGDCTFPEMLADGLVNQGLFIGPQIDNALAQNASEFTLNVRQNSELSAHHAKHPNGNPKAPLYWLAEFLRSQGQGIVAGQAVITGSFAGVLEVPMNAEVSLEYVGLGRLDVSFTAKS encoded by the coding sequence ATGAGTAATGCGCAAGAAGCTGCGGCGATTTTAGTTGAACGTCGCCAAACAGGTACGCAAGGTGATCGACTGCCTGAAAGCTGCCGTCCTACCAATATTAAGCAAGCCCTAGATATTCAAAACGCTGTTACCGAGCGCTGGTGCGAGCTTGAAGATGACAGCATCGGCGGCTGGAAATGCTTGTTACCACCGCAAGATAAAATAGTCGTCGGCCCTATTTATACCCGTACTATAGATTCAGTCGCCCCGGTGGCACTCTGGCCAAAACCAGGCACTACTGATATCGCCCGCATAGAGCCGGAACTCGCTTTTTTCTTCGGCATAGATTTACCCGCACGCGAACAACCTTATACCCCCGCCGAAGTCGATGCTGCCATTAGCCGTACCCATCTCGCGCTTGAATTGATCAACTGCCGCTACATCACTCCAGGCGACTGCACTTTCCCGGAGATGCTTGCTGATGGTTTGGTTAATCAGGGTTTGTTTATCGGCCCGCAAATTGATAATGCTTTAGCGCAAAATGCCAGCGAATTTACGTTAAATGTACGCCAAAATAGCGAACTTAGCGCTCATCACGCAAAACATCCAAATGGTAACCCGAAGGCACCTTTGTATTGGCTGGCCGAATTTTTACGCAGCCAAGGGCAGGGGATTGTGGCTGGTCAAGCGGTAATCACCGGGTCATTTGCAGGGGTTTTGGAAGTGCCGATGAATGCTGAAGTTAGTTTGGAATATGTGGGATTGGGTAGGTTGGATGTGAGTTTTACTGCCAAATCATAA
- a CDS encoding acyl-CoA thioesterase yields MSDQPFFSCEIPVRWGDMDAFGHVNNTIYFRYFEETRFQWMLQKGIPIGGADYPVVVTIGCTFFRPVFHPDTLRIDVFISEPGRSSFMATYKVYTSADRENPCSEGYSKIVWVDKATGRSVALPDAVKAWF; encoded by the coding sequence TTGTCAGACCAACCCTTTTTCAGTTGTGAAATCCCCGTGCGCTGGGGCGATATGGACGCTTTCGGCCACGTGAACAACACGATTTATTTTCGTTATTTTGAAGAGACTCGCTTCCAGTGGATGCTGCAAAAGGGCATCCCCATTGGCGGTGCGGATTACCCCGTTGTGGTCACCATTGGCTGCACTTTTTTCCGCCCGGTTTTTCACCCGGATACCTTGCGCATTGATGTATTTATCTCCGAACCCGGCCGCTCCAGTTTTATGGCGACCTACAAGGTTTACACCAGCGCTGACCGTGAGAATCCCTGCAGCGAAGGTTATTCAAAAATCGTTTGGGTAGACAAAGCGACCGGCAGGTCGGTCGCGCTGCCGGATGCGGTTAAGGCGTGGTTTTAA
- a CDS encoding helix-turn-helix transcriptional regulator — protein sequence MDMQLNKDQLRRERELRAWSQSHLAEVAGLSMRTVQRIETSGSASLESAKAIAAAFDTQVEALLAQDDPAVENSGAAKKSISKRLSALAAAVAVAAAGLWWSQAYADQIKVDLAVSEGEKPIASVHLLNEAGESSETKVDDRIKVKVTSTKQSDGNVFVDAQVYFYDGKNYQLKASPKLLVANKQSAAVSIDGLDGKAFHFIFTPQL from the coding sequence ATGGATATGCAATTAAACAAAGACCAACTGCGCCGCGAGCGCGAACTGCGTGCCTGGAGCCAGAGCCATTTGGCGGAAGTTGCCGGGCTTAGTATGCGCACAGTACAGCGGATTGAAACCAGCGGTTCAGCCTCGCTCGAATCCGCCAAAGCTATAGCGGCTGCGTTTGATACGCAGGTGGAAGCCTTGCTTGCGCAGGATGATCCCGCCGTTGAAAATTCTGGAGCTGCAAAGAAATCCATCAGCAAGCGCTTATCGGCACTTGCTGCAGCTGTTGCGGTTGCAGCCGCAGGCTTGTGGTGGTCACAAGCTTATGCTGATCAGATTAAGGTAGATCTTGCGGTTTCAGAGGGAGAAAAGCCTATCGCGAGCGTTCATTTGTTGAACGAGGCGGGTGAGTCTAGCGAAACCAAGGTGGATGATCGAATTAAAGTGAAAGTCACCTCCACCAAACAAAGTGACGGCAATGTTTTTGTAGATGCTCAAGTCTATTTTTACGATGGTAAGAATTACCAGCTCAAAGCCAGCCCCAAGCTTTTGGTTGCCAACAAACAATCAGCCGCAGTGAGTATTGATGGGTTGGATGGCAAAGCCTTCCATTTTATTTTTACGCCGCAGTTGTAA
- a CDS encoding HU family DNA-binding protein yields MNKADLVAAVAAQADLTKEKADAAVSAIVEQITNALSRDESVTLIGFGTFSQSHRAARTGRNPQTGAEIQIAASNSVNFKAGKALKDSVNS; encoded by the coding sequence ATGAATAAAGCAGACTTAGTAGCCGCCGTGGCTGCCCAGGCCGATTTGACCAAAGAAAAAGCAGACGCAGCTGTATCTGCCATTGTTGAGCAAATCACCAACGCCTTGAGCCGCGATGAAAGCGTTACTTTGATTGGCTTCGGTACTTTTAGCCAAAGCCACCGCGCTGCCCGTACTGGCCGCAACCCACAAACTGGTGCGGAGATCCAAATCGCAGCATCAAACAGCGTTAACTTCAAAGCGGGTAAGGCTTTGAAAGATTCTGTTAACAGCTAA
- a CDS encoding chorismate--pyruvate lyase family protein has protein sequence MRSWLLDNGSLTAKLLKLSQGDFRVEVLRQLNARASLSEAQALGINPHQICLIREVILRGHNQPWVFARSVLPLSSLTGNLRHLRKQGNRPLGAFLFSQPHLKRSPIALSLISRHHAYVPEKLVGDAQIWGRRSIFSLSDKPLLVSEVFLPGFPGE, from the coding sequence TTGCGATCCTGGCTGCTGGATAATGGCTCGCTGACCGCAAAATTATTAAAACTCAGCCAGGGGGACTTCCGGGTAGAGGTGTTGCGCCAGCTGAATGCTCGCGCCAGCCTTAGCGAAGCTCAGGCTTTAGGAATCAATCCGCACCAAATCTGCCTGATTCGCGAGGTAATTTTACGCGGCCATAACCAACCTTGGGTGTTTGCCCGCAGCGTTTTGCCCTTGAGCAGCCTTACGGGCAACCTACGCCATTTACGTAAGCAGGGAAATCGTCCTTTAGGGGCTTTTTTGTTTAGTCAGCCACACTTAAAACGCAGCCCCATTGCCCTAAGCTTGATAAGCCGCCATCATGCCTATGTGCCTGAAAAACTGGTGGGCGACGCCCAGATTTGGGGTAGGCGCTCAATTTTTTCCCTGAGCGACAAGCCACTTTTGGTTAGCGAAGTTTTCCTGCCGGGCTTTCCCGGCGAATAA
- the sugE gene encoding quaternary ammonium compound efflux SMR transporter SugE, producing the protein MSWILLVLAGLLEIVWAVGLKYTEGFTRFWPTIITVTAMLVSLAMLGVVMKTLPASTAYAVWMGIGVLGTAILGIMMLNEPATFGRLFSISLILAGVIGLKLTTST; encoded by the coding sequence ATGAGTTGGATATTATTGGTATTGGCTGGCCTGCTGGAAATTGTATGGGCAGTAGGCCTGAAATATACCGAAGGCTTTACCCGGTTTTGGCCGACAATAATTACAGTGACGGCAATGTTAGTCAGCTTGGCGATGCTAGGCGTAGTCATGAAAACCCTACCCGCCAGTACCGCTTACGCCGTATGGATGGGGATTGGCGTGTTGGGCACTGCCATTCTCGGCATTATGATGCTCAACGAACCAGCCACCTTTGGGCGTTTATTTAGCATTAGCTTAATTCTTGCGGGAGTGATTGGCCTAAAGCTGACAACTTCTACCTAA
- the ubiA gene encoding 4-hydroxybenzoate octaprenyltransferase has protein sequence MQLMRLDKPIGILLLLWPTLWALWLAANGVPSIKNLVIFCLGVVIMRSAGCVINDFADRKIDGRVARTQGRPLATGVISSREAIILFVTLCLIAFGLVLLTDPLTIKLSVGGLLLAFSYPFMKRHTHLPQVVLGAAFAWGIPMAYAAETGALDKNMWLIYLAVVLWTVVYDTFYAMVDRDDDLKIGVKSTAILFGEQDRVITGALQIMVLYALVLVGKAYTLGWVFHLGLVVAAGLFAYQQWLIRFRERKACFTAFLNNNWVGAAIFIGIAADLALK, from the coding sequence ATGCAGCTGATGCGCTTGGATAAACCTATCGGCATTTTGCTATTGCTTTGGCCAACACTCTGGGCACTGTGGCTTGCCGCTAATGGTGTTCCGTCCATCAAAAACCTGGTCATCTTCTGCCTGGGCGTGGTGATCATGAGATCTGCAGGCTGTGTCATCAACGATTTCGCCGACCGCAAAATTGACGGACGAGTCGCGCGCACTCAGGGCCGTCCGCTGGCAACCGGGGTTATTTCCAGCCGCGAGGCCATTATTCTGTTTGTGACTCTATGTTTGATCGCCTTTGGCCTAGTGTTACTCACAGATCCACTTACGATAAAACTCTCGGTTGGTGGTTTGCTGCTCGCCTTCAGCTACCCCTTTATGAAACGCCACACACATTTGCCACAAGTCGTGCTGGGCGCGGCTTTCGCATGGGGAATCCCCATGGCTTATGCTGCCGAGACAGGCGCACTGGATAAAAACATGTGGTTAATCTACCTCGCCGTCGTACTTTGGACGGTGGTTTACGATACGTTTTATGCCATGGTCGACCGCGATGACGATTTGAAAATCGGCGTGAAATCTACGGCGATTTTGTTTGGTGAGCAGGATCGCGTTATCACTGGCGCGCTGCAAATTATGGTGCTTTACGCACTGGTTTTAGTGGGTAAAGCTTATACGCTGGGCTGGGTGTTTCACCTTGGGCTTGTAGTCGCAGCGGGGCTATTTGCCTATCAACAATGGCTAATCCGTTTTCGCGAACGCAAAGCCTGTTTCACTGCATTCCTCAATAACAATTGGGTTGGCGCCGCTATTTTTATAGGAATTGCAGCAGATCTAGCGCTCAAATAA